The following DNA comes from Castanea sativa cultivar Marrone di Chiusa Pesio chromosome 10, ASM4071231v1.
TTTAAGGCACTCAATGATCTAATAAATCTCTCAGTGAGACAAGCAGAAACATCCAGTTTAACttgtttgtaaaaataaataacacccaccacaaaatcaaatgccataaaaaaataattgttaaacaACTAGTTGAGTTCAATGTTTACAAATATGACTAGGTAATGATCAGATTGGcatataaatttagaatttgaatccCTATAATCCTACAATGAGTAAcatcaaaatttgaagaaatataATTCTACCAGGTCTCTGCTGCATGTATTCTCATATGATATTCCTTTCTCCTATCCTTCAAGAACAAAGTATGGGCTCCTCTACGTATTGAACAACAGGCATCTCTATGGGAGGACAAAGGTAGACGATGAACTGTACCAAACTAGGCTTCCTGCTCATATCTATGTTAGTACTAGTCTCCTGAGACATACTTTTTCTGAGCATAGTATTTCTTCTCACTCTCAGCCTTCTTTGCATTGCGTTTCTGCATTGAAAATAAGATACAAAACCATAAACagcatttctttttataaatgaaaCTTGCAAACACAAAACATGTATAAATTGCTGGTTTGTATTTCAGATGGGATGCtcaaatttaaagaaattttgaataCAGAGATGCAGCAAAAGAACAAGGAATACCAAGAAAGCCTCATGATTGGCCATTATCCTTTGGGCTACTGAGCTAGTGGTTATATTTTTGGGGCTTGCAAGCAACCGGAAAATTCCCATGCTCTTGGGAACCTTGTATGGATCATTTTCACCCTAAGGAATACAAGATCATCACTATCCATAACTCAGTAAAAATATAAactgggaaaataaaaaaataaaaacccaacttACAGTCAGCAAGGGGTTACTCTCAGCCATTGTTCCATGCACAACCAATGAGATATTGAAAGTTGTAATCTGCTCATGCCAAGAAAATACAACTCAGatgatacaaaatatttaacaagagGAAAAGAATAGATATCCCATGCTACAACAATCATTTCACAAGAGATACCAGCAGCATCTGAATCTTGACTCTCAAAGTATAGCCAGGTACAAATTAGTCCTAGACCACATGAAAGGAATCTTTCTTGCCAAAAACACACCCATATACAAGCACAATTCAAGCACCAAATTCCACATTACTCTATCTATCATCCTTTACGAGCCATCTCATGAACCTAGTCTCATTGGAATTGGATGCCAAACTATGCCAGGGTTGTTCCTGGAGTTAAAGCAGTTCCAAAGtaacttattagttattagtaGAGATTGAGCTCCTAACACTTATTTTAGTCAGGTCAcacaaagaaaaactaaaagggtttaaattttataaaccaGAATGGCCATCTAAGTTAGTCCAAAGAACTATTTAGAACAAGTATTTAGTTATTGAAGCTCCATGTCCCATTGTGGACGTTGTCAAGACCAATCAATGATTAAACTTTTACATactactaaaaacaaaaaattatgagtttCATGAAAACTTTGCAGGACATGGTTAGATGTAATCTAGTAGACACATGACACAAGTATTGGTGACAAAGCATCAGTGTAGACCATGCATGATCATTGTGAAAATTATAAAGGAACGGAAAATTATGGGGAACGTTAGTTATTCAGCCAATGAACTTTAAATAAAAGATAgctaagaaataaaaaataaaaaatccaaagtaGAAAATAGCACAACAATGGGCCCCAATGCCATGCACTATCAGACATATTGCACTAATAGTTGCAAGAGCAACTTCAATTCACTAAGTAGATATGACATCTAAATATGTAGCATATATAAAAACCACTGATAAGCATGTCTttctgtgtgtttgtgtgtcCGTATCAACATTATGGTCCAGTTTAGATGTTGCAAAGTTTCTAAAGTTGTGCGTGCAATTACAACATTATGTGTTCAGGTTCATCTACTCTAGAAAGGTACACAAGTATTACATTTCAGATAAATACCAATCAACAACTTAGTAGTCAACATGTTCCCTTTTCTAGCAAATGTCTTATCCATAACTAGATAAGACATTACATTTCAGATGTCTTGTGTCTTATCTATCAAATGCCGTATGTTCAATTTCATCTATTCTAGAAAGGTACACGGGTATTACATTTCAGATAAATATCAATCAACAACTTAGTAGTCAACATGTTCCCTTGTCTATCAAATGTCTTATCGATGCATAACTACCCCAAGAACAAAGCATGGTGAGGAATGTTGCACTGTACTTGGGTGTAACCTCGCTTGAGCAGACAAGGGGTGTACTCagaaatttattacaaaatacAATATCAAGATAACTTGATAACCATTTTAGaaaggattttgctaatgtgtgccctaagggcacacaataattatgcatttttgaaaaaaaaaattcgggaattgaaaaagtattgacagctttttcaattcccaagaaaattttaccataaattGATGCCGGACCCTTTTAGATAAAACAATCAGAAAAAAATTACACACCATGTCAGTTGTGACTTCCCAAGGTGCACCAATGATAACTTCATCAACATAACGGCAAGCCAGCACACTAAGACTACGCTCATGTAAATGCATAATTGGATGTGGATTCCCCCTGTGTTCACTGCACGAAACAACttcttgttatttatttttgtcatattACTAAAAGAAAGACTGTATGATGTACAACTTCCAAACTTTACAAAAAGCCATGGGAAAGTGGCAAAGCAACCATGAACTTGGGTCATATCATGTATAAGGAGGATATACCTCACAATCTGGTCTGTGTGAATACCAACCAATAGAAAATCTCCCAGCTGCCTAGCACTCTTGAGGATCTGAGAAATCAAGGAAAAATGATGGGAAGTAAGCAAATCATAACAGACTCATGAGTAAGGTTCAATTATGTCTTCAAAAAacaaagggggggggggggaacatacttgtaaaaaaaaaacgaagggGGGAATATATCTCAAAATCAAATCATGCAACTATTTTAAGCAAGCAACAATATGCAACTCGTTTGTAGCTATATCATTGATGGTGCAAAAGGCGTGCTGAAACTTGATGACATTATGGTACGCTTAATGATGAGAACCAGAGCTATACCAAAACAGGGCCCAGGTATGTGACATATTAGACCATGCTAAGACAATCCTTAATAATGAGGTAAAAGGCTATCAAACGATAATCACAAAGTGATAAGATCCACAGAGCTTCATCTTGGTCAAGTGATGATATCAAACTGACACCTACTTATAGCAATGTCTCCACTTACATAACAGATTTCAAAGCAAAGACACCAGCAAATCAGCTCTAGCCTGGCACCTCCTCccccttataattttttttttttaataagtaatgtAAGTTTCAAATCATAAAAAAGAATCACCCAAGTATACACGACGAATTCAGCTGGGAACCATTATAATCAAGTACATAAGTTACCAACTACCCTTATAAGTTCTAGGTGGAGAGGGTTGTGGGTTCAAGGCCCATCAGGTGCATTTGTAACttaccaaaataaatttattgccAAGACACTATACCCatgaaaaaaatccaattaaatattAAGTTGATGTAATTGACAGAAAAGGAATATATAGTCacctaaaatcaaaatgaaacaaaaagatGCTAGCAAGAGTATACATGAGAAATTTACCTCAACATGCCCAGCATGAAAGAGATCAAATGCCCCATCAATGTACACAACACGAGCATTTGGGGCAGGTCCCTAACAAATAGAAAACATATCATAtttcaggggaaaaaaatccAGACAAAGGGAGGGGGAAATTTAACCTCTCAACCCTCTGTTCTCATATTAGGACAAGCTGATGATAACAACATACTGAATCCACATAGAAAAATAACAATGTGTTATTGACCACTAAAGAGCCATTAGTCATTGATTTAATACAAAGCACTCATTCTCATGGGtcattcatttttattgcatACATACAATtctcttcatttatttatttttgatgaattAAGTACAAATCTCTTCAATGAACTccctatttttaatatattcagATTGCTctacaaaattgttaaaatagaGTTATATAGTTGTGTCTCATTTTACCCGAGCCTGGACCCCAAAAACATCAGTCTAAGTAATTAGATATGTGGCAGAAAAATTAGTGAAGGGGATATATAGGTATAGAAGATAGATTAATTAGCATGCAACATTTCAAAACATAATCCtactttccttctctctctttctttttctttttttcatgagAAAAAGGTAGCCATACATGACAGTCTTTGCATGAGAATAACCCAAATGAACAATACCTTGCCATTTGAGAACTGCACAATCCGTCGGGAAGTCGGTAGAAATTGTGATACGTGGGAACCCTTAGATTGACTTTCTTTATGAGGTTCTCCACACAAAGAACCATTATGATCCTGAGAAACTTCTGGAACCCTCACATATGAGAGTATTCTACCTACATCCAGATCATATATGCAGAgactcaggaaaaaaaaaagtacaatgagTTTAATGTGAAAAGTATAGAAGAGGTAGAGTGATAATCAAACAGGCCAAAATCAAGTGACCCTTTTTTTCCTCCAATACAATaataatttcatcaaaaaagaattcTGAGATTGATCAAGAGATTCATAGTACCTACAATGTCTGTGCTAGAGACACCTTCAGTGCGTTTAATGCGCTTGTAGCGGCCAGCTTTCTTTGCCAAGGCATAAGCATCAGTTCCATCGGGAAGCAGGCAAGGATCATCACCATGTATAATGTAGTCAATCTTATGCTCATTAAAGAGAGTGTTCATAAATTTCTCTGTAATCTCATAAGGAGCATTGGCTATTACTTCATCCACCCATTTCAACCCACTAACAAGGGCCAACCTGGATAACAGTCCACATAAATTCTTGGTTAACTTAGAGTTATAAACCAaactaaaatggaaaagaaagaaatgcatgCATATACAGACCTTTCTTCCATTGATAAAACAGGTGGACCCTTATTGGCAACGATCTCCTCATCACTCACAACACCCACAACCAACTCATCCCCCAAAGCCTTGGCTTGCCTCAATGCATTGGCGTGGCCGTAATGCATGAGATCAAAGCACCCATCCATGTAAACCCGAATGCGCTtcttcccatttttcttcttgggGAAAATCCCGAGATCAGACCACAAAAAGGGCAATTGTGGAACACCAAGACCAGTAAAATAGGCTGGTGGACAAGCCAAGTAAGGCCGCTGTGAGCATCAAACCACCAAATAGGTGTGGGTAGTAGTACACCCCTTCCCATATCCAACTGTTGCTTTCATAGTGCATTGCTACCCACACTTCTTGTATTTTTTGattcaaaatttctttgaacACTATTTGCTCAATAAGAGGAGACAACCTGCAAAATTTACACCACACTATAAGCCAATCAAATACACATCACTAATAATGAATTTGTAATAAACATAACACAGCATTTGCCAATTTGAACTCCACATGTGCTTTTACTTAGTGACAAATATTTGAACACAGTCGTTACCAAGTCCCAAAAAAAGGAGTCTGGTGGTACGTTGACAACCACTGTAAAACGCAGTCACTCTATTATGAATAGGTCCACACTACAAATACGCAATGAGGCATCCACTACTAGCAATGCACATCGGACCTCGAATATAAAGAAAAGTGGGCAAGTGTTATGGCATAAGAAAATACATGTGACAACCAACCCTGACTAGTCTGATCCATAGCCGGACCAAGATTTTGGACCTAAGGCTTGGttgctattgttgttgttgttcttgatcATATTATGAATTGAATtccagaaaaattaaaataacagcAAACAAGTTCAATAAAAAGAATTCCATAACATAAGTCCAAGAACTTTTTATTGATAAGCCAGAGCTCATTGGCAATTCCATCACATAAAGCCAAGCATGTAAAATATCATTTGACATATATAGATCTAAGGAGAATGAGGGATATGGATTCTAAGCTTAACAACAGAAAGCAATTGCAGAAAATAATGAATGCCAGCCTGGCCACCAAGATGGGATCCAGAACTTtcacaaaaaacataattgaattacaaacaaacaaacaaaattaaatttttaaaaaaggggTTACCAAAATAGTCTTTGCCAGATTATAATAAGACTGGCTTTATACTACTATATTAGATTCTAATATTTAAAGGAAATGTTAATGTGATGTATCATTACCCTAGCATCCACTTCATCTGAAGTTTCTTGAACAAAGGGGTGCTCAAGAAGAGTGGGCCAAGTTAGTCGGTTTTGTGGTACTTGTTTTTCATGAATTGAAAAATCATCTTAGAACTTTGACATCAATGGGAGTTAAAAACTATTAATCAAGAGTTCATTCACTTGAACCATAAAACAACCTTATTAAGCAAACCCCTCAAAaagcttttgaaattttgactcATATTGTCTGGATATTTAACTGGATCCTGGAATACGGCATTGAACATTAGCTTGTACCTTTATACAGCATAACAAATCTAAACTAACAACAAACTCACATGATGTTTGAGCAAATGTACCTTAACAATATGCCGGATGAGTGCATAAACAGAATTTGTATAAAATGGGGGCTGTCCAACAAACAATTCGTACCTGTAGTGTCCATGACAAAATAGTTTCAATTCAAGAAGAACATGAAGGGAAAAGGAAGAGATAATGCTATAAATACTGAAGCAGGTAATTGTTAAATTTGAGATTAGTCAATgttatacttattttttatttttctgggaAAGGCAACATGCTCTTTTATAGAGCaatataaattttctatattCAAATAAGTCAATAATAGGGATTTTCACATAAGATCTATAATCAAGATGAAATTCCAAATGAAtcagagataataataataataataataataattactgcCAAAGAATGAAATTTAAGGATGTCCATAAAAGGAAGACTTCAAAGTATGCTAGAGTAAAAGTAAACAATGGGCTTGGGGAACACAAAACTACTCTACTGTGGACTTTGCAACGACATCAATGTCTAAGCAAAAAACTATCAACAGCTGTCCTTCTACAGCATTGGAACAATCCACCATGCAACTTAAAATAGATTATTCCCAATTCAGCACTTAAATTTATAATGAccattctttcctttcttttcttttttttaataggtaataagaataatattaatcaagatgaaaaaaagaagaaagcaaatacaaggtgttcatgatggtgaacacaagaaaaagcaacaaacaataaCAAGGAAGAAAACTTAAGGTGCAATtctaagagaagaaagaaactcAATGATAGAAGAACAATTCAAGGAGCCCCAacacctagaccaatcaaaaagagtctTTTGGCATAGAGCTTGTAACTGAACCAGTGAATGAGGATCCTAAAGAATGAGCAAATTAGACACTATAAAGCTTCTGATTGCAATTCTTCAATTTCTTAGCCAAAATATTctgttttgaataaaattttcctaTCATTAAATAGAGTAAAGAGGCTCTCTTTGGCAGGCAAAAGAAGAAAGTGGTGTCATTAGTCTCTATTTGCAGTCCACGCATTAAGGTCTACAATTCTGTATCCACAACCAAAGCCTATGCCTGGACGgaaagtaataaatttaatgaaaagaaatgtTGAGTATCTTATGAAGATTGAACAATCCAGAATTTAATATGTTACATATTTATTAGTTATTGgactaaaattcatattttaaagaaaaaaacaaaaggaaaaaaatagggTGTCATGCAAAATCcgctaaataataaatcaacataaagtttaaatttgaaaatatgatgAAAGCCGACAAGGGACTCATTTGGTCACCTTGTTCCATGTTATAGGTGTTTACTTGAACcctacttataaaaaaaaaaaggtgtttactTGAGCCCAAAGCCCGTGTGTGATTAAATGTGTTTCCTTTTGGTCAATGCAACACAAAATAAGGGTGCTTCATACCCCTTTTCCAGCCCAAGTGCAACTAAATGAGTCAAAACTCgaagtaaactaaaataaagaatagaatgcaagcaatcaatcaaattagaaAATTCCAAAGTACAATCAATGAGATTTAACATACAGAATAACTCCAAGGGACCATAAATCAGCCGTGTGGTTGTAAGGCTGTTCCCGTACCAGTTCCGGAGCCATATACAGTGGAGTGCCTGAATAATATAGATAGAAGTTGTATTAGAACACCTTAATTCCTCAAGGATATCATAGCATCTCAATAAAAGTTCACAAAATAGAAAGGTAACCAGAAATTTAATGCGAAGATTGGACAAACCTTTTATGGATCTCAAAACAACAGTATTCGTGGACATTGCACGTgcaaacccaaaatcacaaagctgtgataaatgaaaaatttataagcCATGAACAACCACAAGAAATTACAAGAATTAAACATTTAATACAAAGCAGGACACGATATCAAATCATCAGACCAAATCTTTGGTGAAAGAATCAATATGTAATAACAGTCTCAAGAGAGTAAAGAGATAAAACCAATGAAAAATAATAGCCTACAAATAGACATAGCAATATCCCACCCCATGGATGGAAAGAACCAACAAATTAGTACATAGGTAATCAAATCGaagatatttttcatttattggCAAGTTACACGTGCAGCCTCTAAGTTTTGACAATACCTAGATATTAGTATAATACAATTCAGTATCAGGCAAAAgctacaggaaaaaaaatagcaatgtAATTGGAGTATTGgaccagaagaaaaaaaatacatacaatCAATTAGTTAAATTTTGATTTAGTGAAGCCAATCCAAACAAAGAACACAGAGACCTGATGGTAATTTATTCAGTCAAACCTAGTAAGGTTctctaaattcaaaaaatagacaatatttgaaaattttaaacagatTATAAACCTTCTAAACATTGTTTTTCCATAATCAACCTTCTATGCATTCAGTTAACAGATTTAATAAATAGATGCTCTTAAACATGTAGTGATGTTATCTGACTGCTCAACCTTAACCACAGACCCAGCACCAATGAGAATGTTTTGTGGCTTCATATCACGATGGATGATACGGTTTGAGTGCAAGTAGTGCAACGCTCTCACCTgtaaattccacaaaataaAGTTTCAATTGAAATAAGAAATACCCAAGTTGAACATAATAGTAAACCAAAGACtggaaaagaaaacaatcaATTAAGTCAGATGCAATAATCATGGGATCAAATTACCAACTGCTTTGCAATTGCTTGGACTTGTTCTTCTGGAAGGCACTTATCATCCTCAAGAATCTCAAATACTTCACCCTGCATGAAAATCCAACGGCAACTCATGAATCTCAACATGCTCCACaatgtgtctatatatatttcCAGGATCATTTAATAGTTACATTAATataaagaatgaatttttgtttttgagagatcAAGAAGGATATGGTTACTTGTGCAAATTCTGTGACAATAAAGGACATTTAAATACCTTAAATAGTTACTGGTTACTTGTCCACTTAAGAATGCTTTTAAAACATTCGAATCCTAATCACTCTTCTTTTGGGCTAACTTACATAGTTACTCCCATAAtgacaagtaaaaaaaagaaagtgttaAATGTAAGTAACAAGTAAAAACTCACCTTTCCAGACTTGCCTACAATGGAAGCAACAAGAACAACCTATATCACAGATAAAAGGTGATTTAGAAGCACTATCACAAACAATtcaacaagtaaagaaatcaaaaaattcctaaaaagcatgtggcaaaaatgaattaaaaagcaGCCAAGCTTGGAATTAAATTTTACTGTAACTCATTGCCTCACATTATCCATATCCACATCCACCACATTTCAGGTATTGCTTCTTTTTCAAGATTCACCAATTTTGCGTTTTTTAACCCTTATGTAATGTTTGGGCGCGGGGGAGGAGGCTGTGgggcatcatccttaggctcatcATCGTCCTGCAAAGACATTAGATGCATACAATCAATATTCGGTGTAATGATAAGAATAAAGTGAACCACAAGATATATCATTACATTGTTGGTAATGTTATCATACCATAGAGCCgcctttgtgtcctattttgtgtccACCAGTCCCACAAGTGGGTGCTCTTCTAGTACGTTGTGGTCTACCTCGTGGGGGTGAGGGCTGCTGAGGGGGATGCTCGTCTGGTACATCAGTGTCAATCCCAACCGGAGGCCCTAAAGGGTCGGATGAGGAAGAGGTaggtgggtaatgatgctcTGTATAGCTAGGAGTGGGGATCATTGTCATGGGCAAAGTGGGTGCATTGGAGCTGGTGGGTGGGTATGAGGGTGTCTCAGGGTGCGTAGGAGGGGTcatatgaaaatcaaaaccaagatCAAAACTAGGCTGCGAAGGaggggtgggtgaagggacctcGAGTTGAGGAGATGCATCTGGGATGGGTGGAGGAACCTCAGGTGGAGGAGATGCGTGTGGGATGGGTGCAGGTACCTCGGGACTAGTTACAACCCGAGGGGTTGTTGCAcgccgaccacggcccctacctgcacttgtgcttgggcttgctgtagcaggccgaccacggcccctagctgcacttgtgcttgggcttgcagTAGCACCTTGACCACGGGTCGATGTACTTCGGGGTGCTGGGTTTGTGCTTGGGGTTGCAATAGCTGTTGACTCAGTCTCATGCCCATTGTTTGCCTGCCCATTTGCTGCAAGACCACCACCAAGCCCAGCCACATTATTTAGGACACGTCGGACATGGTTGTGTGCTCGGCTGCCTACaggaagcatctccaacagTGCTAAATGGCTTTCAATCTAAAACGGAGAAATAACCAGTACAATCAGATTTGATCTACTCAAATACTCAACTAAGAACAAAAAGTGTTATTAGAATACTATATGTAATAGAAAGTCTTTTTAATTGGAGGTCAGTCAGATCAAACCAGATTTgctgaaaaaa
Coding sequences within:
- the LOC142613434 gene encoding uncharacterized protein LOC142613434, encoding MDKSGDRVHLMFLEFLRNLHDPPKYSWGSGCLAWLYRELCRASDKEASQIGGALQLVQYWAWARLPFLCPRIEPPPGCDYGPWPKAPLAFKWVRVPSPKSRPSGTALIHYREQLVRMQPDQIIWQPYEADFGHLPDFCVAGRDTWTARVPLVCFCIVETHHPDRVLRQFGLAQERPDHVVYDDRLHRIDLRGKVEKNWREEHGPYILTWDTRQQRVCHAPPQIGEMPRNHDYYRWYRSVTRKYVDRNSAKLDITIESHLALLEMLPVGSRAHNHVRRVLNNVAGLGGGLAANGQANNGHETESTAIATPSTNPAPRSTSTRGQGATASPSTSAARGRGRPATASPSTSAGRGRGRRATTPRVVTSPEVPAPIPHASPPPEVPPPIPDASPQLEVPSPTPPSQPSFDLGFDFHMTPPTHPETPSYPPTSSNAPTLPMTMIPTPSYTEHHYPPTSSSSDPLGPPVGIDTDVPDEHPPQQPSPPRGRPQRTRRAPTCGTGGHKIGHKGGSMVVLVASIVGKSGKGEVFEILEDDKCLPEEQVQAIAKQLVRALHYLHSNRIIHRDMKPQNILIGAGSVVKLCDFGFARAMSTNTVVLRSIKGTPLYMAPELVREQPYNHTADLWSLGVILYELFVGQPPFYTNSVYALIRHIVKDPVKYPDNMSQNFKSFLRGLLNKVVSSY